Proteins encoded together in one Ipomoea triloba cultivar NCNSP0323 chromosome 4, ASM357664v1 window:
- the LOC116016356 gene encoding E3 ubiquitin protein ligase DRIP2 isoform X1 → MSNQVVKVRRETIAACMTCPLCNKLFRDATTISECLHTFCRKCIYKKLSDEESECCPICNIDLGCVPVEKLRPDHNLQDVRAKVFPYKRQKVKAPEVVPSVTLPVRRKERSLSSLVVSTPRVSAQSGMTGRRSKSIARKPLRGSTFSIEKLINKEEGSAEDQPENSSPETLDKFTQNVRQNVTNAEPDNHPTPNKETENDAEQWKGKVDMWRPLNCLVEAANRSKSSRFMPQGSAVKSEPSHVADIDGHARKTKVKEHGHKLKVQDEKTNSGSTPLESEKPKKLRRIRKKAPSFGDFNIFPNAVIDNASAKFERRINPIWFSLVASQDQEGDAPLPQISANYLRIKDGSIPVSFIQKYLVRKLDLMSDDEVEIRCMGQSIVPTLQLNNLVDLWLQTASSDRLPAKIGTSAKEFVMVLVYARRVPAS, encoded by the exons ATGTCGAATCAAGTGGTGAAGGTGAGGAGAGAGACGATTGCGGCATGCATGACATGCCCTCTTTGCAATAAGCTCTTCAGAGATGCGACTACCATTTCCGAATGCCTTCATACGT TTTGCAGGAAATGTATATATAAGAAGCTCTCAGATGAGGAGTCAGAATGTTGCCCAATATGCAACATTGACTTGGGTTGTGTCCCAGTGGAGAAACTGAG GCCGGATCATAATTTGCAAGATGTAAGGGCCAAGGTCTTCCCTTATAAGAGGCAAAAGGTGAAGGCACCTGAAGTTGTGCCTTCAGTTACTTTACCAGTGAGGCGAAAGGAGAGATCACTGTCATCATTAGTGGTTAGCACACCCAGAGTATCTGCACAGTCTGGGATGACTGGAAGAAGATCAAAATCTATTGCTAGAAAACCATTACGAGGATCCACTTTTTCTATTGAGAAGCTTATAAACAAAGAGGAAGGCTCTGCTGAAGATCAGCCCGAGAACTCGTCACCTGAGACTCTGGACAAATTCACCCAGAATGTGAGACAG AATGTTACCAATGCTGAGCCAGATAACCATCCTACACCCAATAAAGAAACAGAAAATGATGCTGAACAGTGGAAAGGGAAAGTCGATATGTGGAGACCGTTAAATTGTTTGGTGGAGGCTGCAAATCGAAGTAAATCTTCAAGGTTTATGCCACAGGGTTCTGCTGTAAAATCAGAACCTTCACATGTTGCTGACATTGATGGTCATGCCCGTAAAACTAAAGTTAAAGAGCATGGACACAAGTTGAAAGTTCAAGATGAAAAGACCAACAGTGGTTCTACTCCTCTAGAATCAGAAAAACCTAAAAAATTGCGAAGAATTCGAAAGAAGGCACCAAGTTTTGGGGACTTTAATATATTCCCTAATGCTGTAATTGATaatgcaagtgctaaatttgaAAGAAGGATTAATCCAATTTGGTTCTCGTTAGTGGCATCTCAAGACCA GGAAGGAGATGCACCCTTGCCTCAGATCTCTGCAAATTACTTGAGAATTAA GGATGGGAGCATTCCAGTTTCTTTCATCCAAAAGTACCTTGTGCGGAAGTTGGACCTCATGAGTGATGATGAG GTTGAGATTAGATGCATGGGGCAGTCGATAGTCCCAACATTACAGCTGAATAATTTAGTTGATTTATGGCTCCAAACAGCAAGTTCAGACAGGCTACCAGCGAAGATTGGTACATCAGCAAAAGAGTTCGTGATGGTGTTGGTTTATGCTCGCAGAGTTCCAGCTTCTTGA
- the LOC116016356 gene encoding E3 ubiquitin protein ligase DRIP2 isoform X2, with protein sequence MRLPFPNAFIRVCLVDRNPLTVHLVKLYPVCRKCIYKKLSDEESECCPICNIDLGCVPVEKLRPDHNLQDVRAKVFPYKRQKVKAPEVVPSVTLPVRRKERSLSSLVVSTPRVSAQSGMTGRRSKSIARKPLRGSTFSIEKLINKEEGSAEDQPENSSPETLDKFTQNVRQNVTNAEPDNHPTPNKETENDAEQWKGKVDMWRPLNCLVEAANRSKSSRFMPQGSAVKSEPSHVADIDGHARKTKVKEHGHKLKVQDEKTNSGSTPLESEKPKKLRRIRKKAPSFGDFNIFPNAVIDNASAKFERRINPIWFSLVASQDQEGDAPLPQISANYLRIKDGSIPVSFIQKYLVRKLDLMSDDEVEIRCMGQSIVPTLQLNNLVDLWLQTASSDRLPAKIGTSAKEFVMVLVYARRVPAS encoded by the exons ATGCGACTACCATTTCCGAATGCCTTCATACGT GTTTGTCTTGTGGATAGAAATCCTTTGACAGTCCACCTGGTGAAACTTTACCCAGTTTGCAGGAAATGTATATATAAGAAGCTCTCAGATGAGGAGTCAGAATGTTGCCCAATATGCAACATTGACTTGGGTTGTGTCCCAGTGGAGAAACTGAG GCCGGATCATAATTTGCAAGATGTAAGGGCCAAGGTCTTCCCTTATAAGAGGCAAAAGGTGAAGGCACCTGAAGTTGTGCCTTCAGTTACTTTACCAGTGAGGCGAAAGGAGAGATCACTGTCATCATTAGTGGTTAGCACACCCAGAGTATCTGCACAGTCTGGGATGACTGGAAGAAGATCAAAATCTATTGCTAGAAAACCATTACGAGGATCCACTTTTTCTATTGAGAAGCTTATAAACAAAGAGGAAGGCTCTGCTGAAGATCAGCCCGAGAACTCGTCACCTGAGACTCTGGACAAATTCACCCAGAATGTGAGACAG AATGTTACCAATGCTGAGCCAGATAACCATCCTACACCCAATAAAGAAACAGAAAATGATGCTGAACAGTGGAAAGGGAAAGTCGATATGTGGAGACCGTTAAATTGTTTGGTGGAGGCTGCAAATCGAAGTAAATCTTCAAGGTTTATGCCACAGGGTTCTGCTGTAAAATCAGAACCTTCACATGTTGCTGACATTGATGGTCATGCCCGTAAAACTAAAGTTAAAGAGCATGGACACAAGTTGAAAGTTCAAGATGAAAAGACCAACAGTGGTTCTACTCCTCTAGAATCAGAAAAACCTAAAAAATTGCGAAGAATTCGAAAGAAGGCACCAAGTTTTGGGGACTTTAATATATTCCCTAATGCTGTAATTGATaatgcaagtgctaaatttgaAAGAAGGATTAATCCAATTTGGTTCTCGTTAGTGGCATCTCAAGACCA GGAAGGAGATGCACCCTTGCCTCAGATCTCTGCAAATTACTTGAGAATTAA GGATGGGAGCATTCCAGTTTCTTTCATCCAAAAGTACCTTGTGCGGAAGTTGGACCTCATGAGTGATGATGAG GTTGAGATTAGATGCATGGGGCAGTCGATAGTCCCAACATTACAGCTGAATAATTTAGTTGATTTATGGCTCCAAACAGCAAGTTCAGACAGGCTACCAGCGAAGATTGGTACATCAGCAAAAGAGTTCGTGATGGTGTTGGTTTATGCTCGCAGAGTTCCAGCTTCTTGA
- the LOC116016358 gene encoding PRA1 family protein F3-like has translation MQSGYHSFPASGASPILSPTKSRTQSSFAPLRPWRQLIGNLSSYSRPLSLPDLAARLRRNLYYFRVNYAVVMLFILFLSLIWHPVSMIVFLVVFVAWLSLYFFRKEPLVIFNQTFEDRVVLSVLSIVTVVSLGMTGVSLNVFLSVLIGAAVVTLHAAFRATEDLYLEEEEAAGGAMLPSFFGTTSRGVSTRVVLV, from the coding sequence ATGCAAAGCGGTTACCACTCATTTCCGGCTAGCGGCGCCTCCCCAATCCTCAGCCCTACCAAGTCCAGGACGCAGTCGAGCTTCGCGCCGCTGCGGCCGTGGCGGCAGCTCATCGGTAACCTATCTTCGTATTCTCGTCCGCTCTCGCTCCCCGATCTCGCGGCGAGGCTCCGACGGAACCTCTACTACTTCCGCGTCAACTACGCCGTCGTAATGCTTTTCATACTCTTCCTCAGCCTCATCTGGCATCCCGTCTCGATGATAGTCTTCTTAGTCGTCTTCGTCGCCTGGCTCTCCCTCTATTTCTTCCGCAAAGAGCCGCTGGTTATCTTCAATCAGACGTTTGAGGATAGGGTGGTGTTGAGCGTTCTCAGCATAGTCACGGTGGTGAGCTTGGGGATGACCGGCGTCTCGCTCAACGTTTTCCTGTCCGTTTTGATTGGGGCGGCGGTTGTTACCCTGCACGCGGCGTTTAGAGCCACCGAAGATTTGTatcttgaagaagaggaagCTGCCGGCGGCGCAATGCTCCCCTCCTTCTTTGGTACCACCTCTCGAGGGGTCTCCACTAGGGTAGTGTTGGTTTGA
- the LOC116016359 gene encoding ethylene-responsive transcription factor 3-like: protein MVGGNTTERGTVEGVSPAGRSAKESHFRGVRKRPWGRYAAEIRDPWKKTRRWLGTFDTAEEAARAYDEAARSLRGPKAKTNFDYLDALSCFSPVHAEPAASVVPDFISSATVPQWLPPPWFPSAAEDTPRRSEYTGYKLETVVGVVTSEREKQLRTEKKPLSFDLNSPPPLL from the coding sequence ATGGTGGGCGGTAATACAACCGAACGAGGAACCGTTGAGGGAGTATCTCCGGCGGGGAGATCGGCGAAGGAGTCTCACTTTCGAGGCGTGCGGAAGCGGCCGTGGGGAAGATACGCCGCAGAGATTCGCGATCCTTGGAAGAAGACACGGCGGTGGCTCGGCACCTTCGACACGGCGGAAGAGGCCGCTCGCGCCTACGACGAGGCGGCGAGGAGTCTCCGCGGTCCCAAGGCCAAAACTAACTTCGACTACCTCGACGCTCTATCCTGCTTCTCTCCGGTGCATGCGGAGCCTGCAGCTTCCGTCGTTCCAGACTTCATCAGCTCAGCAACCGTGCCGCAGTGGCTCCCGCCGCCGTGGTTTCCGAGCGCCGCCGAGGATACGCCGCGGCGTTCGGAGTACACAGGATATAAACTGGAGACCGTAGTCGGTGTGGTCACGAGTGAGCGTGAAAAGCAGCTCAGAACTGAGAAGAAACCGCTCTCGTTCGATCTGAACTCGCCGCCGCCGCTCCTATGA